One genomic segment of Paenibacillus sp. FSL H8-0332 includes these proteins:
- a CDS encoding metal ABC transporter permease gives MEILFSDFFQRALAGGLMIGITAPLIGVFLVLRRLSMIGDTLAHVTIAGVALGFLTGFYPLGAGLIFAVAASFAIEKLRKAYKSYAELSIAIIMSGGVALASLFFTLGKGYNADVMSYLFGSIYTLNTTDLIVVGIVTIAVVVVVTLFFKEFFLLSFEEDAASVSGLPVKLLNMLITVLTALVISTAIKIVGSLLVSALLTIPVAISLLLSRSFKSSVILSVAIAEIAVIGGLVIAGVWNLAPGATIVLLLIAMLTLTLIGKKGLPA, from the coding sequence TTGGAAATCCTGTTTAGTGATTTTTTCCAGCGGGCGCTGGCCGGCGGGCTGATGATTGGCATTACGGCGCCGCTGATCGGCGTTTTTCTGGTGCTGCGGCGTCTGTCGATGATCGGAGATACGCTGGCGCATGTTACGATTGCCGGTGTAGCGCTGGGCTTCCTGACCGGTTTTTACCCGCTGGGTGCGGGGCTGATCTTCGCGGTCGCGGCCTCATTTGCGATTGAGAAGCTGCGCAAAGCTTACAAAAGCTACGCAGAGCTGTCCATTGCAATCATCATGTCGGGCGGTGTAGCGCTGGCCTCGCTTTTTTTCACCCTGGGCAAAGGGTATAATGCAGATGTAATGAGCTATCTGTTCGGCAGCATCTATACGCTCAATACTACCGATCTTATCGTGGTGGGAATCGTAACGATTGCGGTTGTGGTCGTCGTAACCTTATTCTTCAAGGAATTCTTCCTGCTCAGCTTCGAGGAGGATGCGGCCAGTGTCAGCGGGCTTCCGGTGAAGCTGCTCAATATGCTGATTACGGTGTTAACGGCCCTGGTGATCAGTACGGCGATCAAGATTGTCGGCTCGCTGCTGGTATCTGCGCTGTTGACTATTCCTGTAGCAATCAGCCTGCTGCTGTCGCGGAGCTTCAAGTCCTCGGTTATTCTGTCCGTGGCGATTGCCGAGATTGCTGTCATTGGCGGATTGGTCATTGCTGGAGTATGGAACCTGGCTCCGGGAGCAACGATTGTCCTGCTGCTGATTGCAATGTTGACCTTAACACTGATTGGTAAAAAAGGGCTGCCGGCCTAA